Proteins encoded within one genomic window of Flavobacteriales bacterium:
- a CDS encoding DUF4377 domain-containing protein yields the protein MKKSITLLLILISLSAFTQEIENFSQNKEDKVSEQIIIIEPYMKLSNGAFFMDLTLVSDNPYVDYVKGFDFEWGNRYQLKVKETIFAYPPQDVSDREFELLEVILQKPSLEKFEMILINEFYLSEPVGESISKIKTGQYSYHNKMEFKVPPKLRAEFNRKMKNKIFCKGHFVFDKQGKINLVKIE from the coding sequence ATGAAAAAGAGCATTACCTTATTATTGATTCTCATTTCTCTTTCAGCATTCACTCAAGAAATAGAGAATTTTTCTCAAAACAAAGAAGATAAAGTAAGTGAACAAATCATAATAATTGAACCCTATATGAAATTATCTAATGGTGCTTTTTTTATGGATTTAACTCTTGTTTCCGATAACCCATATGTGGATTATGTTAAGGGTTTTGATTTTGAATGGGGTAATCGTTACCAACTGAAAGTTAAAGAAACAATTTTTGCTTACCCACCACAGGATGTTTCTGATAGGGAGTTTGAGCTTCTTGAAGTGATTTTACAGAAACCATCTCTAGAGAAATTTGAAATGATTCTCATCAATGAATTCTATCTTTCTGAACCTGTGGGGGAATCTATTTCAAAAATAAAAACAGGACAATATAGCTACCATAATAAAATGGAATTCAAAGTGCCGCCAAAACTTAGAGCAGAGTTTAATAGAAAGATGAAGAATAAAATATTTTGCAAAGGTCACTTTGTATTTGATAAACAAGGGAAAATTAATCTTGTTAAAATTGAATAA
- the bshC gene encoding bacillithiol biosynthesis cysteine-adding enzyme BshC — MSSDNIPYTKISIFSKLVQDYLVQNESLSPFYNRNSSIENFLPQILEKEKELINRDILVEVLNDQYKGVELSENTKDNISSLSNNKTFTITTGHQLCLFSGPLYCIYKIISAINLSQQLKEKYPSYHFVPVFWMASEDHDLEEVNHIHLFGKKILWNTPQTGAVGRMKLSGIDAVIEELILLMGKGENAEAMSSMLTTAYSAENNLAQASRIFINTLFKEDGLVIIDGDDARLKKQITPLIKKDVIEKKFYPLLQEQSNKLGKDYKVQAFVREINFFELNKSNRQRIEVPVEISIIDKYPERFSPNVLMRPLYQESILPNIAYVGGGAEIAYWMQLKSIFESERIPFPILVLRNSAIVISDKHNEKLKSLGFSSNDLFSSEHELHSQYISRQSDAKSIDEVVEQLEDAFERIKSTYSDAAYQQIIEAEQQRHRKSIDAMRKKLNKVEKQKHKSALDQLSKIKAQYFPNNGLQERHENIIAFYLNYGDNFIKKMKVELNPLDSNFVVLAL; from the coding sequence GTGAGTTCAGATAACATACCATATACCAAAATTAGTATCTTTAGTAAGCTTGTGCAAGACTATTTAGTTCAAAATGAGAGTCTATCTCCATTTTATAATAGAAATAGTAGTATTGAAAATTTCCTTCCTCAAATACTAGAGAAAGAAAAGGAACTAATTAACAGAGACATATTGGTAGAAGTTTTAAATGATCAATATAAAGGGGTAGAGTTATCAGAAAATACGAAGGATAATATTTCATCCCTTTCTAATAACAAAACTTTTACGATTACTACAGGACATCAATTATGTTTGTTTTCAGGACCACTTTATTGTATCTACAAGATAATATCGGCAATAAACCTATCTCAGCAATTAAAAGAAAAGTATCCTTCCTATCATTTTGTGCCTGTATTTTGGATGGCATCAGAAGACCATGATTTAGAAGAGGTGAATCATATTCATTTATTTGGAAAAAAAATACTGTGGAACACTCCTCAGACTGGTGCGGTAGGACGAATGAAACTTTCAGGAATAGATGCTGTTATTGAAGAATTGATTCTGCTAATGGGTAAAGGAGAAAATGCTGAAGCTATGAGTAGTATGCTTACAACAGCGTATTCTGCTGAGAATAACCTAGCGCAGGCAAGTCGAATTTTTATAAATACTCTATTTAAAGAAGATGGGCTTGTTATCATTGATGGCGATGATGCTAGATTAAAAAAGCAAATAACACCCTTGATAAAAAAGGATGTTATTGAAAAGAAGTTTTATCCGCTTTTACAAGAGCAATCCAATAAATTAGGAAAGGATTATAAAGTTCAAGCATTTGTAAGAGAAATAAACTTTTTTGAATTAAACAAATCTAATAGGCAACGGATAGAAGTGCCAGTAGAAATATCTATTATTGATAAATACCCTGAGAGATTCAGTCCAAATGTATTGATGAGGCCTTTGTATCAAGAGAGCATCCTGCCAAATATTGCATATGTAGGTGGTGGAGCAGAAATAGCATATTGGATGCAGCTCAAAAGTATTTTTGAATCTGAGCGTATACCTTTTCCTATACTGGTTTTACGAAATTCGGCAATAGTGATTTCAGATAAGCATAATGAAAAATTAAAAAGTCTTGGATTTTCTTCAAATGACTTATTTAGTTCTGAACATGAGCTGCATAGTCAATACATTTCCAGACAAAGTGATGCTAAATCTATTGATGAAGTGGTGGAGCAACTAGAAGATGCTTTTGAAAGGATAAAATCTACCTATTCAGATGCTGCATATCAACAAATTATTGAAGCAGAGCAACAACGCCATAGAAAGTCAATAGATGCAATGCGTAAAAAGCTAAATAAGGTAGAAAAGCAAAAGCATAAAAGTGCATTGGATCAACTATCCAAGATTAAAGCACAGTATTTTCCAAATAATGGATTACAAGAAAGGCATGAAAATATCATTGCTTTTTATTTAAATTATGGTGATAACTTTATCAAAAAAATGAAGGTAGAGCTCAATCCACTAGATTCAAATTTTGTAGTTTTAGCCCTTTAA
- the rimO gene encoding 30S ribosomal protein S12 methylthiotransferase RimO, with translation MRTKSLKKNKINVITLGCSKNIYDSEVLMGQLKANDMEVEHESTNDDANIVVVNTCGFIDNAKEESVNTILEQANRKANGQIEKLFVTGCLSERYKPDLEKEITDVDQFFGTTDLPKLLQALGADYKHELIGDRLTTTPKHYAFLKIAEGCDRPCSFCAIPLMRGKHKSKPIEDLVVEAENLAKNGVKELILIAQDLTYYGLDLYKSRRLADLLTALSQVDGVEWIRLHYAFPTGFPEDVLQVIRENDKVCNYIDIPLQHISDSVLKSMRRGTTHEKTDALLEKFRKEVPGMTIRTSLIVGYPGETEEDFQELKDWVSNTKFDRLGVFTYSHEENTHAFLLEDDVPEGVKHQRAEEIMEIQSDISYQLNQEKVGKTLKVLFDRKEGEYFIGRTEFDSPDVDNEVLVKAKDTYVRMGDFANVKITNADYYDLYGELA, from the coding sequence ATGAGAACAAAATCACTCAAAAAGAATAAAATCAACGTCATTACATTAGGATGTTCTAAGAACATATATGATTCTGAGGTGCTAATGGGTCAGTTGAAGGCTAATGATATGGAAGTTGAGCATGAATCTACTAATGATGACGCCAATATTGTAGTTGTAAATACATGTGGTTTTATAGATAATGCTAAAGAAGAATCAGTAAATACCATACTCGAGCAAGCAAATCGAAAAGCAAATGGACAAATCGAAAAGCTATTCGTTACAGGATGTCTTTCTGAGAGGTATAAACCAGATTTAGAAAAAGAAATTACCGATGTTGACCAATTCTTTGGCACAACAGATTTGCCTAAATTATTACAAGCTCTAGGTGCCGACTATAAGCATGAACTTATTGGAGATAGGTTAACCACTACACCAAAACATTATGCTTTTCTAAAAATAGCAGAAGGATGTGACAGACCATGTTCCTTTTGTGCTATTCCCTTGATGCGTGGTAAACATAAATCTAAACCCATTGAAGATTTAGTAGTTGAAGCTGAAAACTTGGCTAAAAACGGTGTTAAAGAACTTATTTTAATTGCTCAAGATTTGACCTACTACGGTTTAGACTTGTATAAATCAAGAAGGTTAGCCGATTTATTAACTGCCTTATCACAAGTGGATGGGGTAGAGTGGATTCGTTTGCACTATGCCTTCCCTACAGGCTTTCCGGAAGATGTTTTGCAGGTAATACGAGAAAACGACAAAGTCTGTAATTACATAGATATTCCTTTGCAGCACATCAGTGATTCAGTATTGAAGTCTATGCGAAGAGGAACTACACATGAAAAAACGGATGCATTATTAGAAAAATTTAGAAAAGAAGTGCCGGGAATGACAATTAGGACTTCTTTAATCGTTGGCTATCCAGGAGAAACAGAAGAGGATTTCCAAGAGCTTAAAGACTGGGTTAGCAATACAAAGTTCGATAGGTTAGGTGTATTTACCTATTCACATGAAGAAAATACACATGCTTTTTTGCTAGAAGATGATGTTCCAGAAGGAGTTAAGCATCAAAGAGCAGAGGAGATAATGGAAATACAAAGTGATATTTCATATCAACTAAATCAAGAGAAAGTAGGTAAAACCCTTAAGGTCTTATTTGATAGGAAAGAAGGAGAGTATTTTATTGGTAGAACTGAGTTTGATTCTCCTGATGTAGACAATGAAGTTTTAGTAAAAGCCAAAGACACATATGTAAGAATGGGTGATTTTGCAAATGTCAAAATTACCAATGCCGATTATTATGATTTGTATGGCGAATTAGCCTAA
- the guaA gene encoding glutamine-hydrolyzing GMP synthase has product MAQEKILILDFGSQYTQLIARRVRELNIYSEIHPFNNPPEITADFKGVILSGSPFSVRDENAPIPNLEGIKGVLPLLGVCYGAQHLAKINGGEVLPSKIREYGRANLSYVNNSNPLFANISEGSQVWMSHGDTITSLPESFEIIASTKDVKVAGYQCVNEDTFAIQFHPEVYHSTDGKTLLSNFLLNICKCSQDWTPDSFVQRTVDDLKAKLGNDKVVLGLSGGVDSTVAGVLLNKAIGKNLYCIFVDNGLLRKGEFESVLEQYKGMGLNVKGVDAKSRFYEVLDGISDPEAKRKAIGNKFIDVFDDEAHLIKDVKWLAQGTIYPDVIESLSATGGPSATIKSHHNVGGLPDYMKLKVVEPLNTLFKDEVRRIGRSMDIDDELLGRHPFPGPGLAIRILGDITAEKVRILQEVDHIFISNLISDGLYDDVWQAGAIFLPVQSVGVMGDERTYENAVALRAVASTDGMTADWVHLPYEFLAKVSNEIINKVKGINRVVYDISSKPPATIEWE; this is encoded by the coding sequence ATGGCTCAAGAAAAGATACTAATTTTAGATTTCGGTTCTCAATATACTCAACTCATTGCTCGAAGAGTTAGGGAGTTAAATATTTACTCAGAAATACATCCATTTAACAACCCACCAGAAATTACCGCTGATTTTAAGGGTGTTATCCTTTCAGGGAGTCCTTTTTCTGTTCGTGATGAGAACGCGCCCATACCAAATCTTGAAGGCATTAAAGGTGTCTTGCCGCTTTTAGGTGTGTGTTATGGTGCTCAACATTTAGCTAAGATAAATGGGGGTGAAGTCTTACCCTCAAAGATTCGAGAATACGGAAGAGCAAACCTTTCATATGTAAATAATTCAAACCCTTTATTTGCTAATATTTCTGAAGGGTCTCAAGTATGGATGAGCCATGGTGATACCATAACTTCATTACCAGAATCATTTGAAATAATAGCTTCAACTAAAGATGTTAAAGTAGCTGGTTATCAATGTGTTAATGAAGATACTTTTGCCATTCAGTTTCACCCTGAAGTATATCATTCTACGGATGGTAAAACCTTACTATCAAACTTTTTGCTGAATATCTGTAAGTGTTCACAAGACTGGACGCCAGACTCTTTTGTTCAACGTACAGTTGATGATTTAAAAGCCAAATTAGGTAATGATAAAGTGGTGCTTGGTTTATCGGGTGGAGTAGATTCAACAGTGGCTGGTGTGTTACTAAATAAGGCCATAGGAAAAAACCTTTATTGCATTTTTGTCGATAATGGATTACTTAGAAAAGGTGAGTTTGAAAGCGTTTTAGAACAGTATAAGGGAATGGGCTTAAATGTTAAAGGGGTTGATGCTAAAAGCCGTTTCTATGAAGTTCTTGATGGCATCAGTGATCCTGAAGCTAAACGAAAAGCTATTGGAAATAAATTTATAGATGTCTTTGATGATGAAGCCCATTTAATAAAAGACGTAAAGTGGTTAGCACAAGGAACCATTTATCCGGATGTTATTGAATCCCTTTCTGCTACTGGAGGACCATCTGCGACTATTAAATCACATCACAATGTCGGTGGTTTACCTGATTACATGAAACTAAAGGTTGTAGAACCATTAAACACATTATTCAAAGATGAGGTCAGGAGAATTGGTCGCTCTATGGATATTGATGATGAACTTTTGGGAAGACATCCATTTCCAGGTCCCGGTCTTGCCATTAGGATTTTAGGTGATATTACAGCAGAAAAAGTGAGGATTTTACAAGAGGTTGATCACATTTTTATATCTAATCTAATATCAGATGGTTTATATGATGATGTGTGGCAAGCAGGAGCTATATTCCTTCCTGTTCAATCTGTTGGAGTGATGGGCGATGAACGTACCTATGAAAACGCAGTTGCACTAAGGGCTGTTGCCTCCACTGATGGGATGACTGCAGATTGGGTTCATTTGCCGTATGAGTTTTTAGCAAAGGTTTCCAATGAAATAATCAATAAAGTAAAAGGTATAAATAGGGTGGTATATGATATAAGCTCAAAACCACCAGCTACTATCGAGTGGGAATAA
- a CDS encoding proprotein convertase P-domain-containing protein gives MFFTLSFDVKSQVFSSSEVSTIPYLNFTYSEIEVTGISTVNCDFTVCIDVSHDRISDVEVALIAPSGTYVYLAFDNGGLGDDYINTCFSMGASVNITDGTPPFTGDYIPQEDMSVFNNESAVGTWQLAVLDNQSGVTGTLDGWSIDFSCVTSDCEVGEEEFVLNLFDSWGDGWDHGSGHLVTINGVDYGGLEFVTGNNFTYDICLDTAECYEISFTDGGLWEYECSFNIQSADGSILYSGDYTIEDEIFGEGCGCTDPAACNYDPNALQDDGSCVVSPLDVSSCEELFCGSQVGEQVASQYIGTNINYLTIEIDEEGVLNELFYDVNWHSHGWGSINFNVNNATIDLFDDNGVFIENLAVIGNNVATTAYQNFTSTISTAIDVLPGYTIQVFINSPNWGLGTWDSYVNQAIISFTIETEELINFGTTSVEICSNDGLVNLYDNIPVPMQNTGSWSPTLANGSLGTFNPLVDTEQTYTYEVVSSCITQTIDIDVSVIPYLLAGTSTVLEICPNDEEVDLFDLVGSDASQLGSWSPALSNGYQGTFNPETDAETQYTYTVESQCGVSSADIDVQFFDLAFPDAVEIALCNENTPTALFNQISTVTTTGSWSGPSSLFDASSPQHFGFFNPTIHTEGTYIYTVENVFGCEEDFPVNVSIINEELNAGTDTSVQICSNGESIDLFDLINDADVTGIWQPNLDNGHIGTYNPATDAPGSFIYTITGECSSVNAEVFVNQIQIDAPEINFDEVGDSDNVCFGSTSEIYSTPNSPNSNYLWTVSGGGIIVGDANSSTVEVDWSNSTVGSISDAITLTESYDGCSYSSSIDVEIIANPIPDLSIDDNEICIGESIQFSTSAGYVDYDWSNNTQNVNSFTYTPLSLADNQFSVTVTGDASCTTTSTVSITINDLPFIDISISDDEICSGESLEVTATPAAYVSYDWLPNDINNTGGTYFPDDNQNSYSVTVTDINGCVNSTSENIVIFPIAEIGLGVDQDEICIGDDIQLSANFGFDNYDWSNTTQNTNTFTYTPSSLIDNQFYITTTGIGGCTSSDSIFITINDLPVVDLSLSETEICLGESIEVTSTPSLATYTWIPASLTGSGGTFTPELSQTFYSVVATDNNGCINTNSASLTINQIDEVDILVNGSPTRTICIGEEIQLSATQGFTSYSWFPNSVSSAWTTDFEGTYVPLSLTDNQFTLTVTNEFGCQNTSNLIITIKEIPTPGAIGF, from the coding sequence ATGTTTTTTACATTGTCATTTGATGTAAAATCTCAGGTTTTCAGTTCAAGTGAAGTTAGTACTATTCCATATTTAAACTTCACCTATTCTGAAATTGAGGTTACTGGAATTTCTACTGTTAATTGTGATTTTACGGTTTGTATAGATGTTAGCCACGATAGAATTTCAGACGTCGAAGTTGCTTTGATTGCTCCTAGTGGCACTTATGTATATTTAGCCTTCGATAATGGAGGTTTAGGCGATGATTATATTAACACATGTTTTAGCATGGGTGCGTCTGTAAATATAACTGATGGTACTCCTCCGTTTACAGGGGATTATATTCCACAAGAAGACATGTCGGTTTTCAATAATGAATCTGCTGTTGGAACATGGCAGCTAGCTGTTTTAGATAATCAGTCAGGCGTTACAGGTACTCTAGATGGGTGGTCAATTGATTTTAGTTGTGTGACATCAGATTGTGAAGTGGGTGAAGAAGAATTTGTGTTAAATCTATTCGATTCTTGGGGTGACGGTTGGGATCATGGCTCAGGTCATTTAGTTACAATCAATGGTGTTGATTATGGAGGTCTAGAGTTTGTTACTGGAAATAACTTTACTTATGATATTTGCCTTGATACGGCTGAGTGCTATGAAATTTCATTTACTGATGGAGGGCTTTGGGAATATGAGTGTTCGTTTAACATTCAGTCAGCAGATGGAAGTATACTTTATTCTGGAGATTACACTATAGAAGATGAAATCTTTGGAGAAGGTTGTGGGTGTACTGATCCTGCAGCTTGTAATTATGACCCTAATGCCTTGCAAGATGATGGTAGTTGTGTCGTTTCTCCACTTGATGTTTCCTCTTGTGAAGAGCTTTTTTGCGGTTCTCAAGTTGGCGAGCAGGTTGCAAGTCAATACATAGGAACAAATATTAATTACTTAACTATTGAAATTGACGAAGAAGGGGTGTTAAATGAACTTTTCTACGATGTTAATTGGCATAGCCATGGGTGGGGTAGTATTAATTTTAATGTTAATAATGCAACGATTGATTTATTTGATGATAACGGAGTATTTATAGAAAACCTAGCGGTTATTGGAAATAATGTTGCAACCACTGCTTATCAAAATTTCACTTCAACAATATCTACTGCTATTGATGTTTTACCTGGCTATACAATTCAAGTGTTTATAAACAGTCCTAATTGGGGTTTAGGAACATGGGATTCATACGTTAATCAAGCAATTATTTCATTTACAATAGAAACTGAAGAACTTATCAACTTCGGAACAACCTCTGTTGAGATTTGCTCTAATGATGGATTGGTAAACCTGTATGATAACATCCCGGTACCAATGCAGAATACTGGTAGTTGGTCTCCAACATTAGCAAATGGCTCGTTAGGAACATTTAACCCCTTAGTGGATACGGAACAAACATATACCTATGAAGTAGTATCTTCTTGTATAACACAAACAATTGATATTGATGTATCAGTCATTCCATATTTGTTGGCAGGGACTAGTACCGTACTAGAAATCTGTCCAAATGATGAAGAAGTAGATTTATTCGATTTAGTAGGCAGCGATGCCAGTCAATTAGGAAGTTGGTCGCCTGCTTTGTCTAATGGATATCAAGGGACATTCAACCCTGAAACAGATGCAGAAACTCAGTACACATATACTGTAGAAAGCCAATGCGGTGTTTCATCAGCTGATATAGATGTACAATTTTTCGACCTAGCTTTCCCAGATGCTGTTGAAATAGCATTATGTAATGAAAATACTCCAACGGCTTTATTCAATCAAATTTCAACTGTAACTACAACAGGTAGTTGGTCAGGACCCTCTTCCTTATTTGATGCGTCTTCACCACAACATTTTGGATTTTTTAACCCTACTATTCATACAGAAGGCACATATATATATACTGTTGAAAACGTTTTTGGTTGTGAGGAAGACTTTCCGGTAAATGTGTCTATAATCAATGAAGAATTAAACGCAGGAACAGATACCTCAGTCCAAATTTGTTCTAACGGAGAAAGTATTGATTTGTTCGACCTTATCAACGATGCAGATGTAACAGGTATTTGGCAGCCAAATTTAGATAATGGTCATATTGGCACTTATAATCCAGCAACAGATGCCCCTGGAAGTTTCATTTACACTATAACAGGGGAGTGCTCTAGTGTGAATGCTGAAGTTTTTGTTAATCAGATACAAATTGACGCCCCAGAAATTAACTTTGATGAAGTAGGAGATAGTGATAACGTTTGTTTTGGGTCTACTTCTGAGATTTATTCTACACCTAATTCGCCTAACTCAAATTATCTATGGACGGTTTCTGGCGGTGGTATTATTGTTGGAGATGCTAACTCTTCAACAGTGGAAGTAGATTGGTCTAATTCAACTGTAGGAAGTATTTCAGACGCGATTACGCTTACAGAGTCTTACGATGGCTGTTCGTATTCATCAAGTATTGATGTTGAAATTATAGCAAACCCAATTCCTGATTTGAGTATTGACGATAACGAAATATGTATTGGTGAAAGCATTCAGTTTTCAACATCTGCCGGATATGTAGATTACGATTGGTCGAATAATACTCAAAACGTAAATTCGTTTACATACACGCCCTTATCCTTAGCCGACAATCAATTTTCAGTGACTGTGACAGGCGATGCATCATGTACTACCACCTCTACAGTTTCAATAACCATTAATGATTTACCGTTTATTGACATTTCAATATCAGACGACGAAATATGCTCAGGAGAGAGTCTTGAAGTAACAGCAACACCAGCGGCTTATGTAAGCTATGATTGGTTGCCTAATGATATCAATAACACAGGAGGAACATATTTTCCAGATGATAATCAAAATAGCTATTCAGTAACTGTTACTGATATCAATGGATGTGTAAATTCAACTTCTGAAAACATTGTGATTTTTCCTATTGCTGAAATCGGACTTGGTGTTGACCAAGATGAAATATGTATAGGAGATGATATACAGTTATCGGCTAATTTTGGGTTTGATAATTACGATTGGTCAAACACTACTCAAAATACTAATACATTTACATATACACCAAGTTCCTTAATCGATAATCAATTTTATATAACTACAACCGGAATAGGTGGGTGTACTTCAAGCGATTCAATTTTTATTACTATTAATGATTTGCCTGTCGTAGACCTAAGTCTTTCTGAAACTGAAATTTGTTTAGGAGAAAGTATAGAAGTAACATCTACGCCTTCTTTGGCTACATATACTTGGATTCCGGCTTCATTAACTGGCTCTGGAGGAACATTTACCCCTGAACTAAGTCAAACCTTCTATAGTGTAGTTGCTACTGATAATAATGGCTGTATTAACACTAATTCAGCATCTTTAACCATTAATCAGATTGACGAGGTTGATATTTTAGTAAATGGAAGTCCAACACGAACTATTTGTATCGGTGAAGAAATTCAGCTTTCAGCTACACAAGGCTTTACGTCATATTCATGGTTCCCTAATAGTGTGAGTTCAGCATGGACTACCGATTTTGAAGGAACATATGTGCCGCTTAGCTTAACAGATAATCAGTTTACACTGACAGTCACTAATGAGTTTGGATGTCAAAACACATCAAATTTAATTATAACCATAAAAGAAATACCCACTCCAGGAGCTATAGGCTTCTAA
- a CDS encoding LysM peptidoglycan-binding domain-containing protein, whose protein sequence is MSIFSNAQTKDTIIDGNPFMIHTVEPRETLYGISRLYNAELNDLVISNPVVIQGLQIGYRLLVPVRKPISQKKESELVPPINEDTFGIKRPIKDFFVTDTLIHDSNAIYISPYIDTSLMRVAVILPFYLDLNDSLKSNNGKQMIYPKSETALDFYFGFKLAIDSLEKLGYNIDLKTYDAPNDSVFESILNQNLLYDREYIFGPIYIRQFEELAKYYGYDANKKLISPLSYKSVQGNYINVFQTVPLSEVQLDTLIENLLFKYRNDQIIILGNSNEEKLYSYSKNKLSSYILQKRCESYMFSEDQLENRDFLKDKLKEDRNVILIPSNSRSFVSRILPMLASMQDTSFTVFGLDSWNRFNNLDYDDLEKLNVHIPRNFSYQNSDLYSSFTRKFYDWYFSYPNKYAFSAYQQALYFLSNDFQKLMFFSSFKNSNLKSNFRFDITQFQNYEQISSN, encoded by the coding sequence TTGAGTATATTTTCAAATGCACAGACTAAAGATACAATTATTGATGGAAATCCATTTATGATTCACACTGTGGAACCTAGAGAAACACTATATGGAATTTCAAGGCTATACAATGCGGAGTTAAATGATTTAGTTATTTCTAATCCAGTAGTTATTCAAGGCCTTCAAATAGGATACAGATTGTTAGTTCCTGTTAGGAAACCAATATCACAAAAAAAGGAATCCGAATTAGTACCTCCGATAAATGAAGATACGTTCGGAATAAAAAGACCTATCAAAGATTTTTTTGTGACAGATACGCTAATTCACGATAGTAATGCTATTTACATCAGTCCATATATAGATACATCATTAATGAGAGTAGCTGTAATTTTGCCCTTTTATCTTGATTTAAACGATTCTCTAAAATCCAACAACGGAAAGCAAATGATTTACCCCAAGTCTGAAACAGCACTTGATTTTTACTTTGGGTTTAAACTAGCCATAGATTCTCTAGAAAAGTTAGGCTATAACATTGACTTAAAAACATACGATGCTCCAAACGATTCTGTTTTTGAATCTATATTAAATCAAAATTTACTCTACGATAGAGAATATATTTTTGGTCCAATTTACATTAGGCAATTTGAAGAATTGGCAAAATATTACGGTTATGATGCCAATAAAAAGTTAATATCTCCATTGTCTTACAAAAGTGTGCAAGGAAATTATATTAATGTTTTTCAAACTGTGCCATTGTCAGAAGTTCAATTGGATACCTTGATTGAAAATCTATTGTTCAAATACAGGAATGACCAAATAATCATTCTAGGTAATAGCAATGAAGAAAAATTATACTCCTACTCAAAAAATAAACTCAGTAGTTATATATTACAAAAAAGGTGTGAGTCTTATATGTTTAGTGAAGACCAATTAGAAAATCGTGACTTTCTAAAAGATAAATTAAAAGAAGATCGTAACGTTATACTGATACCATCTAACAGCCGTTCTTTTGTAAGTAGAATACTACCAATGCTTGCAAGTATGCAGGATACTTCCTTTACGGTTTTTGGGCTTGATTCGTGGAATAGGTTTAACAACTTAGATTATGACGATTTAGAAAAGCTAAATGTTCATATCCCTAGAAACTTCTCTTATCAAAATAGCGATTTGTATTCGTCTTTTACCAGAAAATTCTACGATTGGTATTTTTCTTACCCCAATAAATATGCATTTTCAGCCTATCAGCAAGCACTTTATTTTTTATCAAATGACTTTCAAAAACTGATGTTCTTCAGTTCATTCAAAAATTCTAATTTGAAATCCAATTTTAGATTTGATATCACCCAATTCCAAAATTACGAGCAAATTTCATCCAATTAG